AGGGTTTGCAAAGCAATATGCGGACAAACATGTCCGCTGCAATGTGGTGTCACCAGGAACTGTCTATTTCAAAGGGGGTGTCTGGCACATGATCGAAGAAAACATGCCGGATGTTTATAAGGACGCCATGTCGAACAACCCGATGGGACGGATGGCATCGCCGGAGGACATCGCCAATGCAACGGTCTTCCTCTCATCGCCACGATCGAGCTTCACCACGGGGATCAATATGGTCGTCGATGGCGCGTATACCACCAGGGTGAATTTCTAGGACTTTGACGGTTAGGCTGAAGACGGGGCAGCGCTATCGTCTTCAGACCATCGTGCCGCCTCATGACAAAGGCGGGCGATCACCTGGTCGAGACCGGTTGGCGCAATGCCTCTGTAGAAGCCGACAATCTCACGGATGATATCCTGTACAGGTTTCTCAGGTGTGCTGCCATTGGGTTTCCGGTGCTCTTCGGCAATTCGTTTTATGGCAGCGACAAGGGCAAAGCGGAAGTAGGGTGGAAGTCCGCTCTCTAGATAGAGATCGCCGAGGACTTCGGTGCCCGCGCTATGAAAAGCACGCGCCACCTCATCGTAAGAACGATTTGTGAGGACATGGAATGCGGCCATTGAAAAGTCCAGTGAACCGCCACATGTCATGCGCAGTAGGAGAGAAGGCGTCAGGTCGTTGTGGCTATTTAGTGTGGCTGCAAGTCCAATGAGCTCTTCAGGCGTAACATCAGCGTTTGATGCTGAGCGAGACAGGGCATCTTCCATAGCCGCATTGACGATGGCATCTGCCATCTGCGGGGGAAGCGCATGGGACTCGATGAGTGTTTGCCGAACCGCCATTCCAATCGCTCGATCAAAGCGATCCGTAAGAATGATCTTGTGGCATTGAGCCACCACAGGGGCGCTCAGTCCCTGTCGGGCGGACACCAGAGTGAGCATACGTCCATCCAGATCATCCCGTGCAAAGAGAGCGCCATACCCTTCATCATCAATTTTAGCACTTGTATTTGAGAGGACAGTTTCAACAGCACGGCGTTTGCCGGTTCTTAACAAAGGCCCTGACACAGCTTCCGTTAGGTCGGGCCGCGTTGCAATGCTGATCTGAGCTTGCTCGTCAGCTGCGCCGCTTTCGATGAGATCAACCAGAAACGTATCTGTCAGAACAGGTGATCGCTCCAACACTGGGCTGGCAACATCAGACACGTCGGCAGCCAGCTTCTCTGCGACGGCAGCGGGCAGGAAAGGGTAGTCGGCAATTGCACGTGCAACAGACGCGCGAACCTGTTGCTCTGCGTCCAGACTGAGTGTCGCCAGAATGTCGTGCGCCTGGCGCCGATCATCGTCAGTAAGGTCTGCGCTGACGGTGAGCTCCCCAAGCGCTGCGGCGGCGTACAGTTTGTCGTCCAAACTGCCTGTCGCATCCGCGCTTAAAGGCTCGGCTCGGCTGCCCGCCGATTTGTCGTCTTTAGCCATGAGGCTCTCCAGATAGGAATATCTAGACTGCCAACCGGGTGTTAAGACCCGCTTAATATTTCACTTGTCTCGCCGAATTTGCGCCCCACCGTCACATAAGTTTTGCACGCAGGGTTAATAAACTTGCCTAGCTTCCACGAAGCGACAGTCAAAGATCAGAAGACGAGGACATTTCGGATGCGCGCACTTTCATTGGCGGCCCTGATCGCAGGATCAGTGGCTTTGTCGAGCCCGGCCTGGGGGCGTGACACACTGACCTTCAACCATCTTTCCACGTACGAAACAGGCGCTTTTGACGAAGGCGCAGCGGAAATCGTTGCTTATTCAGTAGAGACACAAAAGCTCTTTGTTGTGAATGCAGACGCAGGCGACGTAGACGTGCTTGATATCTCCAACCCGGCGTCCCCAACGAAAGTCAGCACATTGTCAACAAGCGCTCATGGCAAAGGGGCGAACTCCGTTGCTGTGCACGGTGGTCTTGTCGCCGTCGCTGTGGTTGGCCAGTCAAAACAAGATCCGGGTAAAGTCGTATTCTTCGATCTTGATGGCAATGAACAAGGGTCTGTCACGGTCGGCGCCAATCCCGACATGGTGACCTTCACACCCGACGGGGCCTATGCGCTTGTTGCAAATGAGGGTGAGCCGTCAAGGGACTACACCAATGATCCAGAAGGGACCGTGAGCGTTATCACAATTGCCGACATGGCCGCGCGCACAGCAGACTTCTCAGGTTTTGAGACTGTGCCTGAGGGCATGCGAATTGTGAAACCGGGAAGTACTGTCGCCGCCGATGTTGAGCCGGAATATATCGCCGTCTCTGCAGACGGGAAGACCGCTTACGTCACACTGCAGGAAAACAACGGCATTGCGGTAGTTGATGTCGCTAAAGCGGAAATCACCAACCTGCTGGGCTTGGGCTACAAAGACCATTCGCAAGTACCTCTGGACGCATCGAACAAAGATGGTGGCGCCAATATTAAAACCTGGCCTGTTATGGGCATGTATCAGCCGGATTCAATCGTCTCCTTCGAAGTCGCCGGTCAGACTTATCTGATGACCGCCAATGAAGGCGACGCAAAGGACTATGACGGTTGGTCTGAGGAAACCCGGGTTGCGAAGCTCACGCTTGATCCAACCGCCTTTCCTAACGCAGACATGCTGCAGGAAAATGGAAATCTTGGGCGTCTCAAAACGACAACAAGCTTGGGTGACACTGATGGTGATGGGGATCATGACGTCATCTATTCTTACGGTGCACGGTCCTTTTCGATCTGGTCGACGTCAGGTGAGTTGGTGTTTGATTCCGCAGATCAGTTTGAGCGCATGACAGCGGCCCGCCTGGGGGGCGACTTCAACTCCACCAATGACGAGAATGATAAGGGCGACAGCCGCTCCGACGACAAAGGACCCGAACCAGAAGCGCTGACAGTGGGCCAGATCGGCGGTAAGACGATTGCCTTTATCGGCCTAGAGCGCGTTGGCGGCATCATGGCCTATGACGTGACTGACCCAGCCAATGCTGAGTTCCTTGGCTACAACAATAATCGGGATTTTTCAGGCAACGCAGAAGCGGGTAAGGCCGGTGACCTCGGACCTGAAGGCATGGCCTTTATTCCAGCCGCACAATCGCCAAATGGGAAAGATCTGCTTGCGGTCGCAAATGAAGTGAGTGGGACCACCTCAATCTTCGAGATTGTCCTGAACTAACGGCCCACCAGAGTTGGTAGTCGGTTGGGTAGAAGCGGGGTGGTGCGTATTACCGCCCCGTTTTTGCGTCCGCACACACATCGAGCCATCGGCGCATCACCCTACGCGCGAAATCTGCCTGCGCTTCGTGATAAGTGGCGATGTCAGCGTGCATTTGCTCGACATGGGGGGCCGGATCTTCTTTGAGCTCATCTGCATGCAGACCGGCCCAGTTCAGCAGGGTCGGCTGGTCTAGCTCCAGGTGAAACTGCAAGCCCCAATTCAAATTCCCAATGCTGAAAGCTTGAGCAGGGCAATCCGGTCTTGTGGACAGCGGAAGGGCATCATCTGGAAGATCAAACGTATCCCCATGCCACTGCATCAGAGGAAGACCTGGAGTGCTCCCGGCTAGGAGCGCATCTTCCTCTGCGGCCGGCAGCCAGATTTGCGGAAGGAAGCCCCACTCTGTGTGACCAAGCGGTTTCACCCGACCTCCATGGGCATCTGCCAGAAGCTGAGCACCGAAACAAACACCCATGACCGGCTTTTGGGCCGTGTCAAACGCGCGCATCAATTGTCGGGTCGGATGAATAAAGGGATGGTCGGCTTCGTCCAATATGCTCATCGCGCCGCCCAGCACGACGAGACCGTCAAAGCCATCCGGCGTGGTTGGCACTGCACCGGGCAGCTCCGGATCGTGGCTGATATTTTTGTAAGGCACGAGCACACTTGGCCGATGGCCCAGCGCTTCTGTCTCTTCCAGGAGAACGCCGGGGGGCGATCCCTCATCATTCATCAGGAAGAGAATACGCATGACAACTCCTGCATTAATCGCCAGGGCCGGTGCGAACCAGTAAGTCTTTTAGGATGCCGTTCTGGATACTGTAAACGATACCATGAACGGCAAGCTCTCTGCCTTGAGCCCACGCGTTCTTGATGATGGTCGTGTTGCAGACATTTGCAGTCTGTTCGATAACATTCAGCTCGCAGAGCCGGTTTTGTCGCTCGGTCTTGTCCGTGATGGCATCGAGCTCTTCTGCATGCAGCCGATGCACGTCGCGAATATGGTGCAGCCAATTGTCGATAAGGCCATGGTCCTTGTCTTCCATCGACGCGGCGACACCCCCACAGCCATAGTGGCCACACACAATTATGTGGCGCACACCCAGCACTTCGACTGCGAATTGAATGACCGAGAGGCAGTTCAAGTCAGACGGCACGACCACATTGGCAATATTGCGATGGACGAAGACCTCGCCGGGCGGCAGGCCTGTTATCTGGTTCGCTGGCACGCGACTGTCGGAACAGCCGATCCAGAGCAATTCGGGATGTTGCTGGTCTGCAAGGTTGGCGAAGAAGTCGGGGTCAACCTGTTTTACTTTGTCAGCCCAGGCTTTGTTCTGTTCAAACAGCCAACTGATGTCTGTGCTGCTACTCATTGGAAGT
The DNA window shown above is from Parvibaculaceae bacterium PLY_AMNH_Bact1 and carries:
- a CDS encoding DUF2336 domain-containing protein (Derived by automated computational analysis using gene prediction method: Protein Homology.); translated protein: MAKDDKSAGSRAEPLSADATGSLDDKLYAAAALGELTVSADLTDDDRRQAHDILATLSLDAEQQVRASVARAIADYPFLPAAVAEKLAADVSDVASPVLERSPVLTDTFLVDLIESGAADEQAQISIATRPDLTEAVSGPLLRTGKRRAVETVLSNTSAKIDDEGYGALFARDDLDGRMLTLVSARQGLSAPVVAQCHKIILTDRFDRAIGMAVRQTLIESHALPPQMADAIVNAAMEDALSRSASNADVTPEELIGLAATLNSHNDLTPSLLLRMTCGGSLDFSMAAFHVLTNRSYDEVARAFHSAGTEVLGDLYLESGLPPYFRFALVAAIKRIAEEHRKPNGSTPEKPVQDIIREIVGFYRGIAPTGLDQVIARLCHEAARWSEDDSAAPSSA
- a CDS encoding choice-of-anchor I family protein (Derived by automated computational analysis using gene prediction method: Protein Homology.), which produces MRALSLAALIAGSVALSSPAWGRDTLTFNHLSTYETGAFDEGAAEIVAYSVETQKLFVVNADAGDVDVLDISNPASPTKVSTLSTSAHGKGANSVAVHGGLVAVAVVGQSKQDPGKVVFFDLDGNEQGSVTVGANPDMVTFTPDGAYALVANEGEPSRDYTNDPEGTVSVITIADMAARTADFSGFETVPEGMRIVKPGSTVAADVEPEYIAVSADGKTAYVTLQENNGIAVVDVAKAEITNLLGLGYKDHSQVPLDASNKDGGANIKTWPVMGMYQPDSIVSFEVAGQTYLMTANEGDAKDYDGWSEETRVAKLTLDPTAFPNADMLQENGNLGRLKTTTSLGDTDGDGDHDVIYSYGARSFSIWSTSGELVFDSADQFERMTAARLGGDFNSTNDENDKGDSRSDDKGPEPEALTVGQIGGKTIAFIGLERVGGIMAYDVTDPANAEFLGYNNNRDFSGNAEAGKAGDLGPEGMAFIPAAQSPNGKDLLAVANEVSGTTSIFEIVLN
- a CDS encoding type 1 glutamine amidotransferase (Derived by automated computational analysis using gene prediction method: Protein Homology.), encoding MRILFLMNDEGSPPGVLLEETEALGHRPSVLVPYKNISHDPELPGAVPTTPDGFDGLVVLGGAMSILDEADHPFIHPTRQLMRAFDTAQKPVMGVCFGAQLLADAHGGRVKPLGHTEWGFLPQIWLPAAEEDALLAGSTPGLPLMQWHGDTFDLPDDALPLSTRPDCPAQAFSIGNLNWGLQFHLELDQPTLLNWAGLHADELKEDPAPHVEQMHADIATYHEAQADFARRVMRRWLDVCADAKTGR
- the can gene encoding carbonate dehydratase (Derived by automated computational analysis using gene prediction method: Protein Homology. GO_function: GO:0004089 - carbonate dehydratase activity [Evidence IEA]; GO_function: GO:0008270 - zinc ion binding [Evidence IEA]; GO_process: GO:0015976 - carbon utilization [Evidence IEA]) yields the protein MSSSTDISWLFEQNKAWADKVKQVDPDFFANLADQQHPELLWIGCSDSRVPANQITGLPPGEVFVHRNIANVVVPSDLNCLSVIQFAVEVLGVRHIIVCGHYGCGGVAASMEDKDHGLIDNWLHHIRDVHRLHAEELDAITDKTERQNRLCELNVIEQTANVCNTTIIKNAWAQGRELAVHGIVYSIQNGILKDLLVRTGPGD